One genomic window of Ruminococcus gauvreauii includes the following:
- a CDS encoding response regulator encodes MGMKVIIVDDEKKICQLIQFLVDWEKMGLEVAGVAYNGIDALRLVEELEPAIIITDIKMPGCDGLELIQQVQQRKQDIHFIIISGYQDFEYARKAIRYGVRDYLSKPVQKDELEETLQRVAAERLENQEHEQNVNILRNKVQQQSTQIKQTFLKNLVSQELDDLQCRDLESINSRYHCRFQPGCFRVLLVKPDFEETEEYDLIYRQITRKVGEISRKEFMEECFEIITYEHDLGTYVLLNYPAEGIHEFRWRLKHIRVNTANLHEIFQDIHVTVGIGREAKELWQIGQSLSDAKSAILNRICLGSDKIIGVDEESEAKVFDPYTLTDGDFKNRFLEMTDMYDLDGIAQQLGILNEVCRSRQECDGNSIYLALKELFGLFVLQLKKNKMMSSEEWMREEFRHVFYRCTSVDEVFEKFLGLISMIIEKEIEQNRMVEIKPIKMVKSYVQNHYAQQIKLEEMSEMAGFNSAYFSTMFKKETGQTLTEYILQVRMEKARELLKNKEIKVNDIPELIGIGDAKYFSKQFKKVSGLTPSQYRKFFG; translated from the coding sequence ATGGGAATGAAGGTTATTATTGTGGACGATGAGAAGAAGATCTGTCAGCTGATTCAGTTTCTGGTGGACTGGGAGAAAATGGGGCTCGAAGTCGCGGGCGTGGCATATAACGGTATAGACGCCCTTCGCCTGGTTGAGGAACTGGAACCGGCGATCATCATCACAGACATCAAGATGCCCGGATGTGACGGCCTGGAACTGATACAGCAGGTTCAGCAGCGGAAGCAGGACATACACTTTATTATTATCAGTGGTTATCAGGACTTTGAGTATGCGAGGAAGGCCATTCGATACGGCGTCCGTGATTATCTCTCCAAACCGGTCCAGAAAGATGAGCTGGAGGAGACACTGCAGCGGGTGGCTGCGGAGAGACTGGAAAATCAGGAACATGAACAGAATGTCAATATATTGAGAAATAAGGTGCAGCAGCAGTCTACGCAGATCAAGCAGACATTTCTGAAGAATCTGGTCAGTCAGGAGCTGGATGATCTGCAGTGCCGGGATCTGGAGTCAATCAACAGCCGATACCACTGCAGGTTTCAGCCAGGGTGTTTCCGGGTGCTGCTGGTAAAGCCGGATTTTGAGGAGACGGAAGAATATGATCTGATCTATCGCCAGATCACGAGGAAAGTCGGAGAGATCAGCAGGAAAGAATTTATGGAAGAATGTTTTGAAATCATTACATATGAACATGATCTGGGCACTTATGTCCTCCTGAACTATCCGGCGGAGGGAATCCATGAATTTCGCTGGCGGTTGAAACACATCCGCGTCAATACGGCAAATCTGCATGAAATCTTTCAGGACATCCATGTGACGGTGGGAATTGGGCGCGAGGCAAAAGAGCTGTGGCAGATCGGACAGTCGCTGTCGGATGCGAAAAGCGCCATACTGAACCGTATCTGCCTTGGCAGTGATAAGATCATCGGGGTGGACGAAGAATCAGAGGCGAAGGTTTTTGATCCTTACACGCTGACAGACGGTGATTTCAAGAACCGTTTTCTGGAAATGACCGACATGTATGATCTGGACGGAATCGCACAGCAGCTTGGAATCCTGAACGAAGTATGCAGGAGCAGGCAGGAATGCGATGGAAATTCAATCTACCTTGCGCTGAAGGAGCTGTTCGGGCTTTTTGTGCTGCAGTTAAAAAAGAATAAAATGATGAGCAGTGAGGAGTGGATGAGGGAAGAGTTTCGGCATGTGTTTTACCGCTGCACTTCGGTGGACGAAGTTTTCGAAAAGTTTCTGGGTCTGATCAGTATGATCATTGAGAAGGAAATTGAGCAGAACCGTATGGTAGAGATCAAACCGATTAAAATGGTCAAATCTTATGTTCAGAATCATTACGCCCAGCAGATCAAGCTGGAAGAAATGAGTGAGATGGCGGGGTTTAATTCCGCATATTTTTCTACCATGTTTAAAAAAGAAACCGGACAGACGCTGACAGAGTATATTCTTCAGGTGCGTATGGAGAAGGCCAGGGAGCTGTTGAAGAACAAGGAAATTAAGGTCAATGATATACCGGAACTCATCGGAATCGGGGACGCCAAATATTTTTCGAAACAGTTTAAGAAAGTCAGCGGACTGACGCCCTCGCAGTACCGCAAATTTTTCGGATAG
- a CDS encoding sensor histidine kinase, which produces MKKTEFWYGKLKFWIRGMYVVMGILLVLLLLAAANKIAFSETLEVVFAVAAGLAIAGSYAAGKLYILGPMKNLSQAFELFNHGYIYDEVFHNNFSMDEEMKKALEKFAVMIDRNHAVNMAEKQVEYLALQNQINPHFLYNTLESIRAEALLAGQASIAGMSEALAKFFRYTITNKENIVTLADELDSVKNYFLIQKYRFEERINLEIHCDDEELLFQCRILKLTLQPLVENAIQHGLEATIGEGTIEIDIERTSTRVFISVRDYGVGMDEEKIIELNRMFQEPDKQITAAFSKKKSGIALRNVNARIKLLFGTQYGLHVLGSTYSGTEIRITLPYLDEEAAKKYMKKIEMNQEEGVR; this is translated from the coding sequence ATGAAAAAGACAGAATTCTGGTATGGGAAACTGAAGTTCTGGATCCGCGGCATGTATGTCGTGATGGGGATACTGCTGGTGCTTCTGCTGTTGGCAGCCGCCAATAAAATTGCTTTTTCCGAGACCCTGGAAGTGGTGTTTGCAGTTGCGGCAGGGCTGGCGATTGCAGGTTCCTATGCTGCGGGAAAACTGTATATCCTGGGGCCTATGAAAAATCTGAGTCAGGCGTTTGAGCTTTTTAACCACGGGTATATCTATGATGAGGTATTTCACAATAATTTCTCCATGGACGAGGAGATGAAAAAGGCGCTGGAAAAGTTTGCAGTTATGATAGACCGCAACCACGCCGTCAATATGGCGGAAAAACAGGTGGAATATCTCGCTTTGCAGAATCAGATCAACCCTCATTTCCTGTACAACACTCTGGAATCCATCCGGGCGGAAGCGCTGCTGGCGGGACAGGCATCGATTGCGGGAATGTCGGAGGCTCTGGCGAAATTCTTTCGTTATACCATCACCAACAAGGAGAACATCGTGACGCTGGCGGACGAGCTGGACAGTGTGAAAAATTATTTTCTGATTCAGAAATACCGGTTTGAGGAGCGCATTAATCTGGAAATACACTGCGACGATGAAGAACTGCTGTTTCAGTGCAGGATCCTCAAACTGACGCTTCAGCCCCTTGTGGAGAACGCGATCCAGCACGGACTGGAGGCTACGATCGGGGAGGGAACGATCGAGATTGACATTGAGAGGACGAGCACACGGGTATTTATCTCCGTACGCGATTACGGCGTCGGAATGGATGAGGAAAAAATCATCGAATTGAACCGCATGTTCCAGGAACCGGATAAGCAGATTACGGCTGCATTTTCCAAGAAAAAGTCAGGAATCGCGCTGCGCAATGTGAATGCCCGGATAAAGCTGCTCTTTGGCACGCAGTATGGATTGCATGTACTGGGATCAACGTATTCCGGGACGGAGATAAGGATCACGCTGCCATATCTGGATGAGGAGGCGGCGAAAAAGTATATGAAGAAGATAGAGATGAACCAGGAAGAGGGAGTGCGTTGA
- a CDS encoding sugar ABC transporter substrate-binding protein, which translates to MKKMLAMLVAGCMIFSMMACGGSSDSKETSGDTDSKAQESTEAKSDEGSDAGESGELDTSKLSIGVVMKLYDEFQNKVIDGAEDAAKEIGAKISCIAPDDITDAAQQVQMIENFISQDVDILLVDPNIADSVLNVLNDAVAKDIKVVLVDTDSPNFENPVTYVGTANYDAAFEGAKEFASRLPEGANVVIATGQQGDDNHEKRSKGYKDAMEEAGCNVLDLQYCDNSADLTASQVEDWFQKYGVDGIDAVMCTDDDASMGAIQAIKQNNATDKIKVCSFNGFQVAIQQIEQGNMEMTIAQQPYKMGYDSVMCGVGALKGETYERQIPVDVEIIDASNYEDYKE; encoded by the coding sequence ATGAAGAAGATGTTAGCAATGTTGGTAGCCGGATGTATGATATTTTCGATGATGGCTTGCGGAGGCAGTTCGGATTCCAAAGAAACTTCCGGGGACACGGACAGCAAGGCTCAGGAGAGCACGGAGGCGAAGAGTGACGAAGGTTCCGATGCAGGCGAATCAGGCGAACTCGATACGAGTAAACTGTCGATCGGCGTGGTCATGAAGCTGTACGATGAATTCCAGAATAAGGTTATCGACGGTGCCGAGGATGCGGCGAAAGAGATCGGAGCAAAGATCTCCTGTATCGCCCCGGATGATATCACAGATGCTGCACAGCAGGTACAGATGATTGAGAACTTTATCTCTCAGGATGTGGATATCCTGCTGGTAGACCCGAATATCGCAGATTCAGTGCTCAACGTTCTGAACGATGCGGTAGCAAAAGATATCAAGGTGGTCCTCGTAGATACGGATTCACCGAACTTCGAAAACCCGGTTACTTATGTGGGAACGGCAAACTATGATGCTGCTTTTGAAGGCGCAAAAGAATTTGCATCCAGGCTGCCGGAAGGCGCAAATGTTGTGATCGCAACCGGACAGCAGGGTGACGATAATCATGAAAAACGCTCAAAAGGCTATAAGGATGCGATGGAAGAAGCAGGGTGCAACGTATTGGATCTTCAGTACTGTGATAACTCCGCAGACCTCACCGCTTCACAGGTGGAAGACTGGTTCCAGAAATACGGTGTGGATGGTATTGATGCCGTGATGTGTACAGATGACGACGCTTCTATGGGTGCAATCCAGGCGATCAAACAGAACAATGCAACAGACAAGATCAAAGTCTGCAGCTTTAACGGATTCCAGGTGGCGATTCAGCAGATCGAGCAGGGCAACATGGAGATGACGATCGCTCAGCAGCCGTATAAGATGGGTTATGACAGCGTGATGTGCGGCGTCGGCGCGCTGAAAGGCGAGACGTATGAACGTCAGATTCCGGTGGACGTTGAGATCATCGATGCATCGAATTATGAGGATTACAAGGAATAA
- a CDS encoding sugar ABC transporter ATP-binding protein — translation MQEQGIAVELKDIVKNFPGVRALDGVSLALKKGEVHGLIGENGAGKSTLIKTFTGVHKPDKGKIFCEGQEVTFSGPLDAKKRGIACVYQELNIVAELNATDNMFLGNMKHKGNSCFLDYTYMNQKTKEVMKSMNQDIDLTKICGNMGMGQLQMIEIGKSILQEAKVLILDEPTSSLGEQETKELFKAVNLLKSQGMAILFVSHKLEEIFELCDVVTVMRDGKHVITMDTDQMTQDDLITYMVGRSLDNLYPKVEAEIKDVALEVKHLTRKGVYNDISFSVRRGEILGFAGLVGAGRTEVFRGIFAADPIDGGEVYVDGRKCTIKSPGEAIKSKIAFLTEDRKGQGLVLTESISKNIALVNMGSLSRGLFVDDDKLRKQAEDTVEKLKIKTDSINKNSGDLSGGNQQKVVIGKWINTDADIFIFDEPTRGIDVGAKIEVYNIINELVREGKAVVMISSELPEILGMCDRVIVMRHGHITGEIERDSNEFDQESIMKAAWEVG, via the coding sequence TTGCAGGAGCAGGGTATAGCCGTAGAATTAAAAGATATCGTAAAAAACTTTCCGGGTGTGCGCGCACTGGACGGAGTCTCACTGGCGCTGAAGAAGGGAGAGGTCCACGGACTGATCGGTGAGAACGGTGCAGGAAAATCCACACTGATCAAGACGTTTACCGGCGTACATAAACCAGATAAAGGAAAAATCTTCTGTGAAGGTCAGGAAGTGACATTTTCCGGACCGCTGGATGCCAAAAAACGAGGCATTGCATGCGTTTATCAGGAACTGAATATTGTGGCCGAATTGAATGCGACAGACAATATGTTTCTTGGAAATATGAAACATAAAGGAAATTCCTGTTTTCTGGATTATACGTATATGAATCAGAAGACAAAGGAAGTCATGAAATCTATGAATCAGGACATCGACCTGACGAAGATCTGCGGCAACATGGGTATGGGCCAGCTGCAGATGATCGAGATCGGGAAATCTATCCTCCAGGAGGCGAAGGTATTGATTCTGGATGAGCCGACGTCGAGTCTGGGCGAGCAGGAGACGAAGGAGCTCTTTAAGGCAGTCAATCTGCTGAAGAGTCAGGGAATGGCGATCCTGTTTGTGTCCCACAAGCTGGAAGAGATCTTCGAGCTGTGTGATGTCGTGACCGTCATGCGTGACGGAAAGCACGTGATAACGATGGATACGGACCAGATGACGCAGGATGATCTGATCACTTATATGGTGGGAAGAAGCCTCGACAACCTGTATCCGAAAGTGGAAGCAGAGATCAAAGACGTGGCGCTGGAAGTGAAACATCTTACCAGAAAGGGCGTGTATAACGATATCAGCTTTTCGGTACGGCGCGGTGAGATCCTTGGATTTGCAGGACTGGTAGGTGCCGGGCGTACGGAGGTGTTCCGAGGTATCTTTGCGGCAGATCCGATCGACGGAGGAGAAGTGTACGTGGACGGGCGGAAATGCACAATCAAAAGTCCCGGGGAGGCTATCAAGAGTAAAATCGCCTTCCTGACAGAGGACAGGAAAGGCCAGGGGCTGGTACTGACTGAGAGTATCAGTAAAAATATCGCACTGGTCAATATGGGAAGTCTATCCAGGGGTCTGTTTGTGGATGACGATAAACTGAGAAAACAGGCGGAAGACACTGTTGAAAAGTTAAAGATCAAAACAGACAGTATTAATAAAAATTCCGGAGACTTAAGCGGCGGCAACCAGCAGAAAGTCGTAATCGGAAAGTGGATTAACACGGATGCAGACATTTTTATCTTTGATGAACCGACCCGCGGTATCGATGTCGGAGCCAAAATAGAGGTTTATAACATCATCAATGAGCTGGTCAGAGAGGGAAAAGCAGTTGTCATGATTTCCTCAGAGCTTCCTGAGATCCTCGGAATGTGCGACCGTGTCATCGTCATGAGACATGGCCATATCACGGGAGAGATCGAAAGGGACAGCAATGAGTTTGACCAGGAAAGTATTATGAAAGCTGCATGGGAGGTTGGTTGA
- a CDS encoding ABC transporter permease: MKNKIFKNEKFSSILGPLIALLVLCVLLTVVTDQFFKTSNFLNILRQAAINALVSFGMLFVLLTGGIDLSVGATIACSGCMMGIMIKGGITNTFLLLLVGMLCGLVIGLINGLLFTKLDLPHPFVSTLGTQLVIRGFCLWITGSASMSGFPDGVMWLGYQNIAGFPICFILVIVVAIVASIFLNRTAFGRYIYSIGGNREAARLSGIKVKPLLNLTYILSGLLAALAGIVMIGRVSLAYPNAGDGYEMNAIAACVIGGASFNGGRGSVGGTLIGALIIAVLNNGLNLLGAQSDIQKMILGLVVILAVFVDVVRGKQEEKSRRLAQARQ; the protein is encoded by the coding sequence ATGAAAAATAAAATATTTAAGAATGAAAAATTTTCGAGCATATTAGGTCCGCTTATCGCATTGCTTGTTCTGTGCGTGCTGCTGACCGTCGTAACTGATCAGTTTTTTAAGACAAGTAATTTTCTGAATATTCTGAGGCAGGCGGCCATCAATGCGCTGGTATCCTTCGGTATGTTGTTTGTACTCCTGACTGGGGGAATTGACCTGTCTGTCGGTGCAACGATCGCTTGTTCCGGCTGTATGATGGGTATTATGATCAAAGGCGGTATTACAAATACCTTTCTGCTGCTGCTGGTGGGTATGCTCTGCGGCCTGGTCATCGGATTGATCAACGGACTTCTGTTCACGAAGCTGGATCTTCCGCATCCGTTTGTATCGACTCTCGGAACACAGCTGGTGATTCGGGGATTCTGCCTCTGGATTACGGGTTCGGCATCCATGTCAGGTTTTCCGGATGGTGTTATGTGGCTCGGATATCAGAACATTGCCGGTTTTCCGATTTGCTTTATCCTTGTCATTGTGGTAGCCATTGTGGCGTCCATATTCCTGAACAGAACGGCATTCGGACGTTATATCTATTCCATCGGCGGAAACAGAGAAGCGGCGCGTCTGTCCGGTATCAAGGTGAAACCGCTGTTAAACCTGACATACATCTTATCCGGTCTTCTCGCAGCACTTGCCGGCATCGTGATGATCGGACGTGTCAGCCTTGCATATCCGAATGCCGGTGACGGTTATGAGATGAATGCGATCGCTGCATGTGTCATCGGCGGAGCCTCCTTTAACGGCGGCCGCGGCAGTGTAGGCGGTACTCTGATCGGTGCGCTGATCATCGCTGTCCTGAACAACGGACTGAATCTTCTGGGGGCACAGTCGGATATCCAGAAGATGATCCTCGGACTGGTGGTAATCCTTGCGGTATTCGTGGATGTGGTCCGCGGCAAGCAGGAAGAGAAATCAAGAAGACTTGCACAGGCACGTCAATAA
- a CDS encoding LacI family DNA-binding transcriptional regulator — protein sequence MTTIKDIAEAANVSSATVSRILNQDSSLNVTPETRQKVLETAKALNYIKKRRSVKTSYALGIVQWFSAQQEIDDSYYLRIRQGIEDYCRDHCIHVIRTYKADLGYAEQLKGVDGLICIGKFSEKEIEYFRNITDSILFLDMAVDNIDISTITLDFEQAVRSALQYLTGLGHQKIGFLTGKEYVSESEPFTDMRREVFIRFCEEHSIDYQPYMKEGAFTVTSGYEMMSDLLQDAALPTAIFAASDLIAIGALKALNEHGLSVPEDISLMGFDNITMTEFTTPPLTTLHAPAYEMGNYGAHILYHILTPKSQAAMRIKLPCRLIERASCKTLLP from the coding sequence ATGACTACAATTAAGGATATTGCTGAGGCAGCAAATGTCTCAAGTGCCACTGTTTCACGGATTCTCAATCAGGATTCCTCCTTAAATGTTACACCCGAAACCCGTCAGAAGGTTCTGGAAACTGCCAAGGCACTAAACTATATAAAAAAAAGACGTTCTGTCAAAACGTCTTACGCTCTCGGTATCGTCCAGTGGTTTTCCGCCCAGCAGGAAATCGATGACAGTTATTATCTCAGGATTCGTCAGGGCATCGAGGATTACTGCCGTGATCACTGTATCCACGTGATCAGGACCTATAAAGCCGATCTCGGATATGCCGAGCAGCTCAAGGGAGTTGATGGTCTGATCTGTATCGGAAAATTCAGTGAAAAAGAAATTGAATATTTTCGAAATATTACAGACAGCATCCTGTTTCTGGATATGGCAGTCGACAATATTGATATTTCCACGATTACGCTGGATTTTGAACAGGCTGTCCGGTCTGCACTGCAGTATCTTACCGGACTTGGTCATCAGAAGATCGGATTTTTGACCGGAAAAGAGTATGTTTCTGAGTCCGAACCTTTTACCGATATGCGCCGAGAAGTCTTCATTCGTTTCTGTGAGGAGCACAGCATCGATTATCAGCCTTATATGAAAGAAGGCGCATTTACCGTAACCTCCGGCTATGAAATGATGTCGGATCTGCTGCAGGACGCAGCCCTTCCAACAGCCATATTTGCAGCAAGTGATCTGATCGCCATCGGCGCCTTAAAAGCGCTGAACGAACACGGACTGTCCGTTCCGGAAGATATCTCGCTGATGGGATTTGATAATATCACGATGACGGAGTTTACGACTCCGCCGCTCACGACGCTTCACGCTCCGGCCTATGAGATGGGGAATTACGGTGCACACATTCTGTACCATATCCTGACTCCCAAAAGCCAGGCAGCTATGAGGATCAAACTCCCCTGCCGCCTGATCGAGCGCGCGTCGTGCAAAACACTGCTTCCTTAA
- a CDS encoding galactokinase, whose product MEDSKTLTAGLERGDYDEKLKEIYLDESVLEYQKKRYIQALNRYEVLFGGGKVSIYSAPGRSEVGGNHTDHQRGMVLAASINLDAVAVAGKNQENCVKVVSDGYEMSVVPLDDLEKKKEEAGTSAGLIRGVLAGLRSRGYLLGGCSLYVTSDVLIGAGLSSSAAFETILGTVISGLFNDMKVGAVEIAQIGQFAENVYFEKPCGLMDQTACSVGGMIHIDFQEPKQPVVRKLNVDLEQYAYSLCIVDTKGSHEDLTDDYAQIPLEMKAAAAYFGKEVLRNVEEKDLYLHMADMRKELGDRPVLRAIHFFEENKRVEKQAKALEDGRFESFLRLVKESGNSSFQYLQNVYTNHDVQNQSMSVGLAVSESVLGDHGVCRVHGGGFAGTIQAFVENDFVGEYKEAVERLFGDGACHVLKVRKYGGIKVL is encoded by the coding sequence ATGGAAGATTCCAAAACTTTGACAGCCGGGTTGGAACGTGGAGACTATGATGAAAAACTGAAAGAGATTTATCTGGACGAGAGTGTGCTGGAATATCAGAAAAAGCGCTATATACAGGCGTTAAACCGCTATGAAGTGCTGTTTGGCGGGGGGAAGGTATCCATTTACAGCGCACCTGGAAGAAGCGAGGTAGGAGGAAACCATACGGACCATCAGCGGGGAATGGTGCTGGCTGCCTCCATCAATCTGGATGCGGTAGCAGTGGCCGGAAAAAATCAGGAAAACTGTGTAAAGGTTGTATCGGACGGATATGAAATGTCCGTTGTGCCGCTTGATGATCTGGAAAAGAAAAAGGAAGAGGCGGGGACTTCGGCCGGACTGATCCGCGGAGTGCTTGCAGGTCTTAGGAGCAGGGGATATCTTCTGGGCGGATGCAGCCTGTATGTGACGAGCGATGTACTGATCGGAGCAGGCCTTTCCTCCTCGGCGGCGTTTGAGACGATACTGGGCACGGTAATATCCGGGCTTTTTAATGATATGAAAGTGGGCGCGGTGGAAATTGCACAGATCGGGCAGTTTGCAGAGAACGTATACTTTGAGAAGCCGTGCGGACTGATGGACCAGACGGCGTGTTCTGTCGGCGGCATGATTCACATTGATTTTCAGGAGCCGAAACAGCCGGTTGTAAGAAAACTGAATGTGGATCTGGAGCAGTATGCTTACAGTCTGTGTATTGTGGACACCAAGGGTTCACACGAAGACCTGACAGATGATTATGCGCAGATTCCGCTGGAGATGAAGGCTGCCGCTGCTTATTTTGGCAAGGAAGTACTGAGAAACGTAGAGGAAAAGGATCTGTACTTACATATGGCGGACATGAGAAAAGAGCTGGGTGACAGGCCGGTACTGCGTGCGATACATTTTTTTGAAGAAAACAAAAGAGTGGAGAAACAGGCAAAAGCCCTGGAAGACGGAAGGTTTGAAAGCTTTTTGAGACTGGTGAAAGAATCCGGGAATTCATCCTTTCAGTATCTTCAGAATGTGTACACGAACCATGATGTGCAGAATCAGAGCATGTCCGTCGGACTTGCTGTCAGTGAGAGCGTACTGGGGGATCACGGTGTGTGCAGAGTACATGGGGGCGGTTTCGCCGGGACGATTCAGGCATTTGTGGAGAATGATTTTGTCGGCGAGTATAAAGAAGCGGTGGAACGGCTTTTTGGCGATGGAGCCTGTCACGTGCTGAAAGTCAGAAAATACGGCGGAATAAAGGTACTGTAA
- the galE gene encoding UDP-glucose 4-epimerase GalE, translating to MKILVLGGAGYIGSHTVYELIDAGYEVVIADNLETGHKQAVHPDAVFYKGDLRDRSFVDEVLDREKIDAAIHFAANSLVGESMTDPLKYYDNNLCGTKVLLESMVAHHLDKIVFSSTAATYGEPERIPIMETDRTEPTNTYGETKLSMEKMFKWTGKAHGLRYVSLRYFNACGAHVSGNIGEDHHPETHLIPLILQVPNGQRESISIFGDDYDTKDGTCVRDYIHVTDLAQAHILALKYLLDGGESDIFNLGNGVGFTVREVIETARKVTGHAIPAVAKERRAGDPAQLIASSQKARDILKWKPEHDSLEDIIETAWKWHKKHPQGYAG from the coding sequence ATGAAAATTCTTGTTCTGGGAGGGGCCGGCTATATCGGGTCCCATACGGTTTATGAACTGATAGATGCGGGATATGAGGTGGTGATTGCCGATAATCTGGAAACAGGACATAAGCAGGCGGTGCATCCGGATGCAGTTTTCTATAAGGGAGATCTGAGAGACCGAAGCTTCGTGGATGAAGTGCTGGATCGTGAAAAGATCGATGCAGCGATCCATTTCGCAGCGAATTCGCTGGTGGGCGAGAGCATGACGGATCCTCTGAAATATTATGACAATAACCTGTGCGGAACAAAGGTCCTGCTGGAGAGTATGGTGGCTCATCACCTGGATAAGATTGTCTTCTCATCAACGGCAGCGACCTACGGTGAGCCTGAACGGATCCCGATCATGGAGACGGACCGGACGGAGCCCACCAATACATACGGTGAGACAAAGCTGTCCATGGAAAAAATGTTTAAATGGACCGGAAAGGCACACGGCCTGAGATACGTTTCTCTTCGGTATTTCAATGCATGTGGTGCGCATGTCAGCGGAAATATCGGGGAGGACCACCATCCGGAGACGCATCTGATTCCGCTGATTCTCCAGGTTCCGAACGGGCAGCGGGAATCCATCAGCATTTTCGGAGACGACTATGACACGAAAGACGGGACCTGTGTCAGGGATTACATCCATGTCACGGACCTGGCGCAGGCACATATACTGGCGCTGAAATATCTGCTGGACGGCGGGGAAAGTGATATCTTCAATCTTGGGAACGGTGTTGGCTTTACTGTGCGGGAAGTGATCGAGACTGCCAGAAAGGTGACAGGACATGCGATACCGGCAGTGGCAAAAGAGCGCCGCGCGGGCGATCCGGCACAGTTAATTGCCTCAAGTCAAAAAGCACGGGATATACTGAAATGGAAACCGGAACATGACAGTCTGGAGGACATTATCGAGACGGCATGGAAATGGCATAAGAAGCATCCGCAGGGATATGCCGGGTGA